A single genomic interval of Sphingobacteriales bacterium harbors:
- a CDS encoding ISAs1 family transposase: protein MSSVWCWGSKGGSKEQRKDGNPRTFGCSRTAGSIVSIDAIACQPHIAEQIRNKKADYVLALKKNQGVLFEETVSRFSSLAAQLPSFEKVEYNGGRIEKRTCTVLNQLFLSIRLQNSRIANQLFVLLPSEL from the coding sequence GTGAGCAGCGTTTGGTGTTGGGGCAGCAAAGGTGGCAGCAAAGAGCAACGAAAAGACGGCAATCCCCGAACTTTTGGATGCTCTCGAACGGCAGGCAGCATAGTTAGTATAGATGCCATTGCTTGTCAGCCCCATATAGCCGAGCAAATCCGTAATAAAAAGGCAGATTATGTACTGGCACTGAAAAAGAACCAAGGTGTTTTGTTTGAAGAAACCGTCAGCCGATTTTCATCATTAGCTGCTCAACTGCCAAGTTTCGAAAAAGTGGAGTACAACGGCGGACGCATCGAAAAACGCACCTGTACGGTGCTAAATCAATTGTTTTTGTCGATTCGGCTGCAAAATTCAAGGATTGCCAATCAATTATTCGTATTATTGCCGAGCGAACTTTGA
- a CDS encoding ISAs1 family transposase: MPINYSYYCRANFEKPTRKTTQEVRYYLTSLDISPQNALTICRNHWGIENNLHWMLDVVFNEDHNRSRTKYAAENFATLRKIALQILTQNDDKNSIKKRRHIAAWNDMYLLKLIQPLF, encoded by the coding sequence TTGCCAATCAATTATTCGTATTATTGCCGAGCGAACTTTGAAAAACCAACCCGAAAAACTACTCAGGAAGTTCGCTATTACCTCACCAGTCTCGATATAAGTCCACAAAACGCTTTGACAATTTGCCGAAACCACTGGGGTATTGAAAACAACCTACACTGGATGCTCGATGTTGTCTTTAATGAAGACCATAATCGTAGCAGAACCAAATATGCTGCTGAAAACTTTGCTACTCTCAGAAAAATAGCCCTACAAATCTTAACCCAAAATGACGACAAAAACAGTATTAAAAAACGAAGACACATCGCCGCTTGGAACGATATGTATCTCCTCAAATTAATCCAACCACTATTTTAA